In Candidatus Kaistella beijingensis, a genomic segment contains:
- the priA gene encoding replication restart helicase PriA, with translation MNYAQIILPLNLKGTFTYKIPDELLAQIQVGMRVLVPFGGKKIYTGIVAEIHDDKAETFIPKEIINILDDFPILPNEQIRFWNWLSEYYLCNLGEIYRFAFPSSLKLESETYLKLKPNITVDFENLDVNEMYLIQALEVRQLINLTEIEAFIPKKEIVKTIKSLIDLQYIEIDEKIAEKYKAKEIAYLRVNDDELKSRNLPEILSELKRSPKQQELFLLILEKQTENPEKPIKKSGIFDEGNYAHNQLKSLMEKNLVQEYFLQKDRLDSYEGEIEDLETLTESQLQAKKEIDAAFNEGKNVLLHGVTSSGKTHIYLEKIEETVSERKNVLFLLPEISLTKQIVQRLEKKYGKQLGFYHQKLTDFERVEVWRKVRNNELKILIGTRNSLFLPFQNLGLVVVDEEHDSAYKPKEVSPFFNARDSAQVLAKFYHANVILGSATPSVESYYSAKNDKLKYVFLGERYGNVKLPDFELIDFKEEQNSKKIIGNFSTKLIDEIRNELDRKKQTMILHNRRGYANVVECETCGYVNYCSNCDVVMTYHKFSNEMKCHYCGQKATKPKICPKCHSENLNERGVGVEQIHEEVSRIFPEAEVDRMDVDSMRKKFAYEKLYEKLEDGETDILVGTQMISKGLDFDNIELVAIPKADSLLYVQDFRAEERAYQLITQVSGRAGRISGDGKVLIQTYNPQHSVFQLIKERDSSKIYEHFLQERKKFHYPPFVKLVLIELKHRREDKVNRASQFLGSILRKYLPEECVLGPEKSSIGKLNLMYQFQILLKLPRGKKYSEFKNLILKSFDEFDEVTAYQSIKKSVFVDF, from the coding sequence TTGAATTACGCCCAAATCATTTTACCACTCAACCTCAAAGGAACTTTTACCTACAAAATTCCTGATGAGCTTTTGGCTCAAATCCAAGTTGGAATGCGGGTTTTGGTTCCGTTTGGTGGAAAGAAAATTTACACGGGAATCGTTGCGGAAATTCATGATGACAAAGCTGAAACTTTCATTCCCAAAGAAATCATCAATATTTTAGATGATTTTCCAATTTTGCCGAATGAGCAAATCCGCTTTTGGAATTGGCTTTCGGAATATTATCTCTGCAATTTGGGCGAAATATATCGGTTTGCTTTTCCGTCTTCTTTAAAATTAGAAAGCGAAACGTATTTAAAATTAAAACCCAATATCACCGTCGATTTTGAGAACTTGGATGTGAACGAAATGTATCTCATTCAAGCTTTGGAAGTTCGACAACTGATTAATTTGACCGAAATTGAAGCCTTTATTCCGAAAAAGGAAATCGTGAAAACCATAAAATCCCTCATCGATTTACAGTATATTGAAATTGACGAAAAAATCGCCGAAAAATACAAGGCAAAAGAAATCGCTTACCTTCGGGTGAATGATGACGAACTAAAAAGCAGAAACCTTCCAGAAATTTTATCGGAGTTAAAACGTTCACCAAAACAACAGGAACTTTTCCTTTTAATTTTAGAAAAACAAACAGAAAATCCTGAAAAACCCATCAAAAAATCAGGAATTTTCGATGAAGGAAATTACGCTCATAACCAATTGAAATCGTTGATGGAGAAGAATTTGGTTCAAGAGTATTTTCTGCAAAAAGACCGATTAGATTCTTATGAAGGCGAAATCGAAGATTTGGAAACGCTCACCGAATCGCAGCTTCAAGCAAAAAAGGAAATTGATGCGGCTTTTAATGAAGGAAAAAATGTTTTGCTTCACGGCGTAACTTCATCAGGAAAAACGCATATTTATTTAGAGAAAATTGAAGAAACTGTTTCCGAACGAAAAAATGTTTTGTTCCTGCTTCCGGAGATTTCTTTAACCAAACAAATCGTTCAGCGTTTAGAAAAAAAATATGGGAAACAACTCGGTTTTTATCATCAAAAATTGACCGATTTCGAAAGGGTAGAAGTTTGGCGAAAAGTCCGGAACAACGAACTCAAAATCTTAATTGGAACAAGGAATTCCCTATTTCTTCCGTTCCAAAATTTAGGTTTGGTTGTCGTGGATGAAGAACACGACTCTGCTTATAAACCGAAAGAAGTTTCACCGTTTTTCAATGCAAGGGATTCAGCGCAAGTTTTGGCGAAATTCTATCATGCAAATGTGATTTTGGGTTCCGCAACTCCTTCGGTAGAATCCTATTATTCAGCGAAAAATGATAAGTTGAAATATGTTTTTTTGGGTGAAAGATATGGCAATGTGAAACTTCCTGATTTCGAGCTGATTGATTTCAAGGAAGAACAAAATTCAAAGAAAATCATCGGCAATTTTTCTACAAAATTAATTGACGAAATCCGAAACGAACTAGACCGAAAAAAGCAAACCATGATTCTGCACAACCGCCGCGGTTACGCCAATGTGGTGGAATGTGAAACTTGCGGTTACGTAAACTATTGCTCGAATTGCGACGTGGTGATGACTTATCACAAATTTTCCAACGAGATGAAATGTCATTATTGTGGACAAAAAGCGACCAAACCAAAAATTTGCCCAAAATGTCATTCCGAAAATTTAAATGAAAGAGGAGTTGGTGTGGAACAAATTCACGAAGAAGTTTCAAGAATTTTCCCCGAAGCAGAAGTTGATAGAATGGATGTGGATTCCATGCGGAAGAAGTTTGCCTACGAAAAACTGTATGAAAAATTAGAAGACGGCGAAACCGACATTTTGGTGGGAACACAAATGATTTCTAAAGGTTTAGATTTCGACAATATTGAATTGGTCGCGATTCCAAAAGCAGATTCTTTGTTGTATGTACAAGATTTTCGGGCAGAAGAAAGAGCGTACCAACTGATTACGCAGGTTTCCGGAAGAGCGGGAAGAATTTCGGGAGATGGAAAAGTTTTGATTCAAACTTACAACCCACAACATTCAGTTTTTCAGTTGATTAAAGAACGTGATTCTTCAAAAATTTACGAGCATTTTTTGCAGGAAAGAAAGAAGTTCCATTATCCACCGTTTGTGAAACTTGTTTTAATTGAACTGAAACACCGAAGAGAAGACAAAGTTAATCGCGCCTCTCAATTTTTGGGTTCCATTTTACGAAAGTATTTGCCTGAAGAATGTGTTCTCGGTCCAGAGAAATCATCCATTGGAAAACTGAATTTGATGTACCAGTTTCAGATTTTGCTCAAACTTCCTAGAGGGAAAAAGTATTCGGAATTCAAAAATTTAATTCTGAAAAGTTTTGATGAGTTTGATGAAGTCACCGCTTATCAATCCATCAAAAAGTCGGTTTTTGTCGATTTTTAA
- the aroB gene encoding 3-dehydroquinate synthase: MISFLDQDFSQLNKYLKELKPSKLLILVDENTHEYCLPTLLGNLETEIPFEIIEIEAGEEIKTIATATQLWEILSEFETDRKSLLINLGGGVITDLGGFVASTYKRGIKFINIPTTLLGMCDASIGGKTGIDHQYLKNIVGTFAHPEMIFVYPEFLRTLPYEELRSGFAEMLKHGLIADEKHWNDLISIENLTAENIFLFIETSTKIKENVVEKDFKEQNIRKTLNFGHTIGHALESLFLAKAKPLLHGEAVALGMICETYLSVLENLISEESALKIINNIRRFYPYQYIENFSIEEILALMMNDKKNSDGHINFALLKNIGESVYDVSVPTEKIINSLHFYQKLS, encoded by the coding sequence ATGATCTCGTTTTTAGACCAGGATTTTTCCCAACTCAACAAATATTTAAAAGAGCTGAAACCTTCAAAACTTTTGATTCTTGTAGATGAGAACACCCATGAATATTGTCTTCCCACACTTTTAGGAAATCTGGAAACCGAAATTCCTTTTGAAATCATCGAAATCGAGGCGGGCGAAGAAATAAAGACCATTGCAACCGCCACGCAACTTTGGGAGATTTTGTCGGAATTTGAAACCGACAGAAAGTCCTTGCTCATCAATCTTGGAGGCGGCGTAATTACAGATTTGGGCGGATTTGTGGCTTCAACCTACAAACGTGGGATTAAATTCATTAATATTCCCACGACACTTTTGGGAATGTGCGATGCATCAATCGGTGGAAAAACTGGAATTGACCATCAATATTTAAAAAATATTGTGGGAACTTTTGCCCATCCCGAAATGATTTTCGTGTATCCAGAATTTTTGAGAACTTTACCTTATGAAGAATTAAGAAGCGGATTTGCAGAAATGCTGAAACACGGTTTAATCGCCGATGAAAAGCATTGGAACGATTTGATTTCCATTGAAAATTTAACTGCTGAAAATATTTTCCTGTTCATTGAAACCTCGACGAAGATTAAGGAAAACGTGGTGGAAAAAGATTTTAAGGAGCAAAATATCCGCAAAACTTTAAATTTTGGACATACCATTGGTCACGCTTTAGAAAGTCTTTTCCTGGCAAAAGCAAAACCATTACTCCACGGCGAGGCGGTTGCACTGGGAATGATTTGTGAAACCTATCTTTCTGTTCTTGAAAATTTAATTTCAGAAGAAAGTGCTCTAAAAATCATTAACAACATTAGAAGATTCTATCCTTATCAATACATTGAAAACTTCAGTATTGAAGAGATTTTGGCTTTAATGATGAACGACAAAAAAAATTCTGATGGCCACATCAACTTTGCTCTTCTTAAAAATATTGGTGAATCCGTTTATGATGTATCTGTTCCGACTGAAAAAATAATCAATTCATTGCATTTTTATCAAAAATTGTCCTAA
- a CDS encoding proline dehydrogenase family protein yields the protein MSIFDNTQIAFADKTTPQLKKAYWMFKAIEQPALTHVGISILNFTVKNNFPFVTDIVKNTLFEQFCGGVTREESMKVVKQMFRHHIGSIFDYAIEGKEEEATFDHTCEEIKQNIKFAEGNPAIPFVVFKPTGFGRLDLYAEVQAGKELTSSEKEEWNRVVNRYEEVCKMAHEKNVVIMIDAEETWIQDAVDKLVNEMKSRYNREKAIVWNTIQMYRTGRLEYLAKDLERAKEKNYFLGYKFVRGAYMEKERNRAQEMNYPDPIQPTKQATDDNFNAAIDFVMKNLDKVSAFFGTHNEKSTELVMDKMREQNLPNDFDHIHFGQLYGMSDNITYYLGAKKYNAAKYLPYGPVKDVVPYLTRRAQENTSVAGQTGRELGLIEKELKRRKA from the coding sequence ATGAGTATTTTCGATAATACACAAATCGCATTCGCCGACAAAACTACGCCGCAACTCAAAAAAGCGTATTGGATGTTTAAGGCAATCGAGCAACCTGCTTTAACCCATGTTGGAATTTCAATCCTCAATTTCACCGTTAAAAATAATTTCCCTTTTGTTACAGATATTGTTAAGAATACTTTATTTGAACAGTTTTGCGGCGGAGTGACAAGAGAAGAAAGTATGAAAGTGGTAAAACAAATGTTCAGACACCACATCGGGAGTATTTTCGATTATGCGATCGAGGGAAAAGAAGAAGAAGCCACTTTTGATCATACTTGCGAAGAAATCAAGCAGAACATCAAATTTGCGGAAGGAAATCCAGCAATTCCTTTTGTAGTTTTTAAGCCAACGGGTTTTGGTAGACTGGATTTATATGCAGAAGTTCAGGCAGGAAAAGAACTCACTTCCAGCGAAAAAGAAGAATGGAATCGTGTTGTGAACCGTTATGAAGAAGTCTGCAAAATGGCGCACGAAAAAAACGTGGTCATCATGATTGATGCAGAGGAAACCTGGATTCAAGATGCGGTGGACAAATTGGTGAACGAAATGAAATCACGATACAACCGTGAAAAAGCCATCGTATGGAATACCATCCAAATGTACAGAACTGGTCGTCTTGAATATCTTGCAAAAGATTTGGAAAGAGCGAAAGAGAAAAATTACTTTTTGGGTTATAAGTTCGTTCGCGGCGCATACATGGAGAAGGAGCGAAACCGTGCTCAGGAAATGAATTATCCGGACCCTATTCAACCAACGAAACAGGCGACCGACGATAATTTCAACGCGGCGATTGATTTTGTGATGAAAAATTTAGATAAAGTTTCTGCATTTTTTGGCACGCACAACGAAAAATCTACAGAATTGGTGATGGATAAAATGCGCGAACAAAACTTACCAAACGATTTCGACCACATTCATTTCGGGCAACTGTACGGAATGAGCGACAATATCACCTATTATCTTGGTGCGAAAAAATATAACGCGGCGAAATATCTTCCGTATGGACCAGTAAAAGATGTTGTTCCCTATTTGACGAGAAGAGCGCAGGAAAATACCTCAGTTGCAGGACAAACTGGTCGTGAATTGGGATTGATTGAGAAGGAGTTGAAGAGGAGGAAAGCGTAG
- a CDS encoding SatD family protein has translation MRAIITGDIINSQETDSENWLPKLKELLGKWGKTPSDWEVYRGDEFQLKCSIDGVFWKALSIKSLIKQFENLDVRIAIGIGEEQYSSEKITESNGTAYVNSGRLLNEIKNEGKTFAIKTPNEGINADFNILFKWSSLDFDSWTVAVSEIVHLLMMDKNLTQDDLAKKLNISQSSVSQRIKRANFDLILETDYYFRKKIAEL, from the coding sequence ATGAGAGCGATAATTACAGGAGATATCATCAATTCCCAAGAAACAGATTCAGAGAATTGGTTGCCAAAATTGAAGGAACTTCTCGGAAAATGGGGAAAAACACCCTCCGATTGGGAAGTTTACAGAGGTGATGAATTTCAACTCAAATGCAGTATTGATGGTGTTTTTTGGAAAGCTTTAAGCATCAAATCACTCATTAAACAGTTTGAAAATCTGGATGTTAGAATTGCAATAGGAATTGGTGAAGAGCAATATTCTTCCGAAAAAATTACCGAATCCAACGGAACGGCTTACGTGAATTCGGGACGGCTTTTGAATGAAATTAAAAACGAAGGAAAAACTTTCGCCATTAAAACTCCAAATGAAGGAATCAATGCAGATTTCAATATTTTATTTAAATGGAGTTCGCTGGATTTTGATTCGTGGACGGTTGCAGTCTCAGAAATCGTACATTTATTGATGATGGACAAAAATTTAACGCAAGATGACTTGGCGAAAAAACTTAATATATCCCAATCATCAGTCAGTCAGCGAATTAAACGTGCAAATTTCGACTTGATTTTAGAAACTGACTATTATTTTAGAAAAAAAATCGCCGAATTGTAA
- a CDS encoding porin family protein yields the protein MKKLFLGAAIAMSSLTFAQQFGIKAGMNVSSLSKDASMDDAKSKIGFNAGVFMNAPLAENFSIQPELIYSQYGNKSTSTSTYTLGNSTITSKTTGSTNLDYLALPVMFQYKATPEFYLEAGPEFGMLLSGKVKGDTTTSTTTNGTTTTTSSSGSTDIKDNLNGFNFGVGLGAGYYFTPNVGINARYVAGFTDIAKNRPSGSDAIKNNVFQVGLNYKF from the coding sequence ATGAAAAAGTTATTTTTAGGTGCAGCAATCGCAATGAGTTCATTGACATTTGCACAACAGTTTGGTATTAAAGCAGGTATGAACGTTTCATCATTGTCAAAAGATGCTTCAATGGATGATGCTAAATCAAAAATCGGTTTTAATGCAGGTGTTTTCATGAATGCGCCACTTGCAGAAAACTTCAGTATTCAGCCAGAATTGATTTATTCTCAATATGGTAACAAATCAACGAGTACAAGCACTTACACACTTGGAAACAGTACGATTACTTCGAAAACTACTGGCTCAACAAACTTAGATTATTTAGCTTTACCGGTAATGTTCCAGTATAAAGCAACTCCAGAATTTTACCTTGAAGCTGGTCCGGAATTTGGTATGTTGTTGAGCGGAAAAGTAAAAGGAGATACTACTACATCTACAACAACTAACGGAACTACCACAACTACTTCTTCTTCAGGTTCTACCGACATTAAAGACAATCTTAATGGTTTCAACTTCGGTGTAGGTCTTGGTGCAGGTTATTATTTCACACCAAATGTTGGAATTAATGCAAGATATGTTGCTGGTTTCACCGACATTGCGAAAAACAGACCAAGTGGTTCTGACGCTATTAAGAATAATGTTTTCCAAGTTGGATTAAACTACAAGTTCTAA
- a CDS encoding DUF3307 domain-containing protein: MIFIPLILAHLLGDFLLQPNSWVADKEQKKGKSKFLYFHVLIHIALVFIFLWNIQLWWIALIIGITHFLIDWAKLQFQTPKAKRTWFFVDQLLHIVVIVLLSVFYYPYLKWEDLFNHDNLKIITAVVFLTVPSSIIIKTLISIWTPVTVEHSKIQTESLVNAGKYIGILERLLVFVFIIVNHWEGVGFMIAAKSVFRFSDLAEAKQRKLTEYVLIGTLLSFGIAVLTGILVNT; the protein is encoded by the coding sequence ATGATTTTTATCCCACTCATATTAGCACATCTTTTGGGAGATTTTCTTCTCCAGCCAAATTCTTGGGTTGCTGATAAAGAACAAAAAAAGGGAAAAAGCAAATTCCTCTATTTTCATGTTTTAATCCATATCGCGTTGGTTTTCATTTTCTTATGGAATATTCAACTTTGGTGGATTGCGCTGATTATCGGAATTACGCATTTTCTAATCGATTGGGCAAAACTTCAATTTCAAACTCCGAAAGCAAAAAGAACCTGGTTTTTTGTTGACCAACTCTTGCATATAGTGGTAATCGTCTTATTATCAGTGTTTTACTATCCGTATTTGAAGTGGGAAGATTTGTTTAATCACGACAATTTAAAAATAATTACAGCTGTAGTTTTTCTCACGGTTCCAAGTTCGATTATCATTAAAACTTTAATTTCCATTTGGACTCCTGTTACCGTTGAACACAGCAAAATTCAAACGGAATCATTGGTGAACGCAGGAAAATATATCGGGATTTTAGAACGGCTACTGGTTTTTGTTTTTATCATCGTGAATCATTGGGAAGGAGTTGGTTTTATGATTGCGGCAAAATCTGTTTTCAGATTTAGCGATTTGGCAGAAGCAAAACAGAGGAAACTCACGGAATATGTTTTAATAGGAACTTTATTGAGTTTCGGAATTGCTGTTTTGACAGGGATTTTAGTAAATACATAA
- the dacB gene encoding D-alanyl-D-alanine carboxypeptidase/D-alanyl-D-alanine endopeptidase, whose amino-acid sequence MIRLKNIFVSTAISLSAFAFGQGTFTSNTYPQSYETSSSITTSSEKLMSAKELVDININAMMNDPVLRNANWGFVIYDPKTKKVVSSYNENASLIPASTTKLLTTETAMSLLGEKFKWITQLEHSGTIDDEGNLNGNLYIVGSGDPSMGTNKAGAASYRDIITDFIMAMGEKGIKKVNGDIIIQTAVFKANKMQKLPENIVWLENGNYYLPVGTTSEINPANEKLIAKSSNPFSESKNYYYISPYIKQMVYAEKFDGGYLTTKLPDAPAYLANSLRASMVKSGIPVIGKVVAKMTDPNPEKREMITNYQSPTLSDIVFYTNQHSDNALAEATLRMVGFQKNGDQTLESGRNVVVEHLKSKGFDTNGLNYMDGSGLSRSNLVTPISQVKFLTNLMNEKYYRSYFDSLPIAGQTGTLKKSFFGSGYGQINAKTGTLNKVKTLAGYMKTNSGKTLVFSLLINNYAGSVDQVKARMEQLLDPAMNL is encoded by the coding sequence ATGATTAGACTAAAAAATATATTTGTATCAACAGCGATTTCGCTTTCGGCATTCGCTTTTGGACAAGGAACTTTCACCTCTAATACTTACCCACAATCTTACGAAACTTCATCATCTATAACGACCTCCTCTGAAAAACTGATGAGCGCAAAAGAATTGGTGGATATCAACATCAATGCGATGATGAACGATCCTGTTTTGCGTAATGCAAATTGGGGTTTCGTGATTTACGATCCAAAAACCAAGAAAGTGGTAAGTTCTTACAATGAAAATGCTTCATTAATCCCTGCTTCCACCACTAAACTTTTAACCACAGAAACTGCAATGAGTCTTCTAGGCGAAAAGTTCAAGTGGATTACGCAGTTGGAACATTCGGGAACAATTGATGATGAAGGAAATCTCAACGGAAATCTTTACATTGTAGGGAGCGGCGATCCTTCAATGGGCACAAACAAAGCTGGAGCAGCTTCTTATCGCGACATTATCACTGATTTCATCATGGCGATGGGAGAGAAGGGAATTAAAAAGGTAAACGGCGATATCATTATTCAAACTGCAGTTTTCAAAGCGAATAAGATGCAAAAACTTCCTGAGAATATTGTTTGGCTCGAAAACGGGAATTATTATTTACCGGTTGGAACTACTTCTGAAATCAACCCAGCAAACGAAAAATTAATCGCGAAGTCATCAAACCCTTTTTCCGAAAGCAAAAACTACTATTATATTTCGCCCTACATCAAACAAATGGTTTATGCGGAAAAATTTGACGGTGGTTATTTAACGACTAAACTTCCAGACGCACCTGCATATCTTGCCAATAGTTTGCGAGCAAGTATGGTGAAAAGCGGAATTCCGGTTATTGGAAAAGTGGTTGCCAAAATGACCGATCCAAATCCTGAAAAACGTGAAATGATTACCAATTATCAATCACCAACTTTGTCTGACATCGTTTTCTATACGAATCAACATAGTGACAATGCTTTAGCGGAGGCGACTTTACGAATGGTAGGTTTTCAAAAAAATGGTGATCAAACGTTGGAATCTGGGAGAAATGTGGTAGTGGAACATTTAAAATCTAAAGGTTTCGATACCAATGGTTTGAACTATATGGACGGAAGCGGACTTTCCAGAAGCAATTTGGTGACACCAATTTCTCAGGTGAAGTTTCTTACCAATTTGATGAATGAGAAATATTACAGATCCTATTTTGATTCTTTGCCAATCGCAGGACAAACCGGGACTTTGAAAAAATCATTTTTTGGAAGTGGATATGGGCAAATCAATGCAAAAACGGGAACTTTGAATAAAGTAAAGACACTTGCTGGATACATGAAAACCAATTCTGGCAAAACTTTAGTATTCTCTTTGCTGATTAACAATTATGCTGGTTCTGTGGATCAGGTTAAGGCAAGAATGGAACAATTACTTGATCCTGCCATGAATCTTTAA
- the purC gene encoding phosphoribosylaminoimidazolesuccinocarboxamide synthase: MTKGNMLYEGKAKQVFETENPDEVIVRFKDDATAFNAQKRGSVDLKGEMNNAITTLIFEYLNEKGIPTHFIKKLDEREQLVKKVKIIPLEMVVRNYSAGSMAQRLGVEEGIKSPVTIFDICYKKDELGDPLINDHHAVFLGAATYEELDEMYELTSDINDILIDLFDKMNIILVDFKIELGKTSDGKIVLADEISPDTCRLWDKDTKKKLDKDRFRRDLGEVTEAYVEIYERLKKILNK; the protein is encoded by the coding sequence ATGACAAAAGGAAACATGCTTTATGAAGGAAAAGCAAAACAGGTTTTCGAGACCGAAAATCCTGATGAAGTAATTGTACGCTTCAAAGATGATGCAACCGCTTTCAATGCTCAGAAAAGAGGAAGCGTCGATTTGAAAGGCGAAATGAATAATGCCATTACCACGCTGATTTTCGAATATTTGAATGAAAAAGGAATTCCCACACACTTCATCAAAAAATTGGACGAAAGAGAACAGTTGGTGAAAAAAGTGAAAATCATTCCTTTGGAAATGGTGGTTAGGAATTATTCCGCAGGAAGTATGGCGCAAAGATTAGGCGTGGAAGAAGGCATCAAATCTCCGGTGACGATTTTCGATATTTGCTATAAAAAAGATGAACTGGGAGATCCGCTTATCAACGATCATCATGCGGTTTTCCTGGGAGCCGCAACTTATGAGGAACTCGACGAAATGTATGAATTAACTTCCGATATCAATGATATTTTGATTGATTTATTCGATAAAATGAATATTATTTTGGTCGATTTTAAAATTGAACTCGGAAAAACTTCCGACGGAAAAATAGTTTTGGCAGATGAAATTTCGCCCGACACTTGCCGACTTTGGGACAAAGACACGAAGAAGAAGCTCGACAAAGACCGTTTCCGCCGTGATTTGGGAGAAGTTACCGAAGCTTATGTGGAAATTTATGAACGATTGAAAAAAATCTTAAACAAATAA
- the purF gene encoding amidophosphoribosyltransferase encodes MKDLQQYRKNYLNQFKERTYGRNLLKTEDPFDSPTEECGIFGLYSENDLDTFSLSQFGLFALQHRGQEACGISVMKNGKIFNIKDEGLVLDVYKEIREPETFMGNSAIGHTRYTTAGDKKKYNFQPFFAKNEYDQIILSIAHNGNLTNAKQLKAELEAEGVVFKATSDSEVILRLIQKNLDLGLRGAIKETMEKIEGAYSVVGITRNKFFAFRDFHGIRPLVLGAIDEKTYVVASESVALDAVGAQYVRDILPGEIVYTNENETGLQSFLVKENCERNICAFEYIYFARPDSALEGINVHEVREKSGEKIWEQAPVEADIVIGVPDSGVPAAIGFSIASGIPFRPVLIKNRYVGRSFIVPTQDMRERLVNLKLNPIISEIKGKRVVIIDDSIVRGTTSKRLVKILKDAGVKEIHFRSVSPPIIAPCYLGIDTPSKDDLISANMSKEELRKYLGVDSLEFLSMENLKEILGSSNHCFGCFTEKYPVPKGEDVDLFK; translated from the coding sequence ATGAAAGATTTACAACAGTACAGAAAAAATTATTTAAACCAGTTTAAAGAAAGAACTTACGGCAGAAATCTTTTAAAAACAGAAGATCCGTTTGATTCTCCAACTGAAGAATGTGGGATTTTCGGACTGTATTCTGAAAATGATTTAGATACGTTTTCACTGTCTCAATTTGGTCTTTTTGCACTTCAACATCGTGGACAGGAAGCATGCGGTATTTCGGTGATGAAAAATGGTAAAATTTTCAATATAAAAGATGAAGGTTTGGTTTTGGATGTTTACAAGGAAATTCGAGAACCCGAAACGTTCATGGGAAATTCCGCAATTGGGCACACTCGTTATACCACCGCAGGTGATAAGAAAAAATATAATTTTCAGCCATTTTTTGCAAAGAATGAATACGACCAAATCATCCTTTCCATCGCACACAACGGAAATTTAACAAACGCAAAACAACTCAAAGCAGAATTGGAAGCAGAAGGTGTTGTTTTTAAAGCCACTTCGGATTCAGAAGTAATTTTAAGACTGATTCAAAAAAATCTTGATTTAGGTTTAAGAGGTGCCATTAAGGAAACAATGGAGAAAATTGAAGGAGCTTATTCTGTGGTGGGAATAACCAGGAATAAGTTTTTCGCCTTCCGTGATTTTCATGGAATTCGTCCGCTGGTTTTGGGTGCAATTGATGAAAAAACGTACGTTGTCGCTTCGGAATCCGTTGCCTTAGACGCAGTTGGAGCGCAGTATGTTCGCGATATTTTACCTGGAGAAATTGTTTATACCAACGAAAACGAAACCGGTTTGCAAAGTTTTTTGGTTAAAGAAAATTGTGAACGAAATATCTGCGCTTTCGAATATATTTATTTTGCGAGACCAGATTCGGCTTTAGAAGGAATTAATGTTCATGAAGTCCGTGAAAAATCAGGCGAAAAAATCTGGGAGCAAGCTCCCGTTGAAGCCGATATCGTGATTGGAGTTCCAGATTCTGGAGTTCCTGCTGCGATTGGATTTTCGATTGCATCGGGAATCCCGTTTCGTCCGGTATTGATTAAAAATAGATATGTTGGACGTAGCTTCATAGTACCAACTCAAGATATGCGTGAACGGTTGGTGAATTTAAAGCTGAATCCCATTATTTCCGAAATCAAAGGGAAAAGAGTCGTCATTATCGACGATTCCATTGTTCGTGGCACGACATCAAAACGTTTGGTTAAAATCCTGAAAGATGCCGGTGTGAAGGAAATTCATTTCAGAAGTGTTTCTCCACCGATTATTGCACCGTGCTATTTAGGAATCGACACGCCTTCAAAGGATGATTTAATTTCCGCCAATATGTCAAAAGAAGAACTTCGAAAATATCTCGGGGTAGATTCTTTAGAATTTCTAAGTATGGAAAATCTTAAAGAAATCCTCGGAAGTTCCAACCACTGTTTCGGTTGTTTTACAGAGAAATATCCCGTTCCAAAGGGAGAGGACGTGGATTTGTTCAAATAA